The following coding sequences are from one Nicotiana tomentosiformis chromosome 3, ASM39032v3, whole genome shotgun sequence window:
- the LOC138908635 gene encoding uncharacterized protein translates to MVGEKVLLKISPMKGVLRFGKKGKFSPQYIGPFEILKKIGEVAYEIASPPSLSGVHPVFHVSMLRKYVGDPSHILDFSTVLVGSNLTYDVESVAILDRQVRKLRSKSITSAKVQWKSQPAGEATWESEQDMQSKYPHLFETPGIILNPFEDEHLFKRGRM, encoded by the coding sequence atggttggggagaaggttctgctcaagatttcacccatgaagggtgtgttgaggttcgggaagaagggcaaattcAGCCCTcaatatattgggccttttgagatacttaagaaaattggggaggtggcttatgaaatTGCTtcgccacctagtctatcaggtgttcatccagtgttccatgtatctatgctccgaaagtatgtcggggatccgtctcacattctggatttcagtactgTACTGGTGGgaagtaatttgacttatgatgtggagtcggtggctattttagaccgacaggttaGAAAACTGAGATCAAAGAGCATAACATCAGCAAAGGTGCAATGGAAAAGCCAACcagccggagaagctacttgggagagtGAGCAAgatatgcagagcaaatatccacacttatttgagactccgggtattattctaaacccgttcgaggacgaacatttgtttaagaggggaagaatgtaa